AGATGGGATCCAGGTACAATCTTTTTGGAAAAAGGTGAAAAGGTTAGTTTGAAAATACTTGGAGTCAACGGAAAGGAACACCCTTTCATTATAGAAGGAACCGATATTAAAGGGGTAGTAAAAAAAGGGAAAGAAACTGTAGTGCCCTTACAGTTTGATAAAGAAGGAACGTACAGGCTGATTTGCCTTACACATCCGTCAGCAGAACATAATGGACCGATGATCGCCTATATCGTCGTCGATTAAGCTCTTTTAAGAACAGGATATTTCATCCTGTTTTTTCTTTTGCTGTAATTGACACAAAACATACATAACACTATAAACACAGTGTAAAATTTCCTGATAGAATTATATATATAAAGGGATTCTTATATAACAGAACTGAATTCCTCTCATCCAATTATAATACAGATTTTTATTTCACTTGAAAAATTTCACTTGAATCCAGATAAATATTACTTTGTTCATATTTTCACAAATATGTCACACTCAAACTGTTATATCCGTAGTATGATTAAAGTGTAGCAACTGTTATATAAACATCTATTTTAGAGGTGAACTTAAATGGAACAATGGAAAGGCTTTAAAAATGGTGCTTGGCAGGAAGAAATCAATGTTAGGGACTTCATCTTAAGAAACTTCTCTGAATATACTGGTGATTCCAGCTTCCTTGAAGGGGCAACTGAAGAAACACTTCAATTATGGCAGCAGGTAATGGAATTAACAAAGCAGGAACGTGACAATGGCGGTGTCCTTGATATGGATACCAAGGTTGTATCGACGATCACTTCCCACGGGCCAGGATATCTTGATAAATCAAAAGAAAAGGTTGTAGGTTTCCAGACTGACCAGCCATTCAAACGCTCTATGCAGCCATTCGGCGGCATTCGCATGGCTAAGGCCGCTTGTGAAGCATATGGTTTTGAATTGGATAAGGAAGTCGAAAAGATCTTTACTGATTTCCGTAAGACGCATAACCAGGGTGTTTTCGACGTCTATACAAAGGAGATGCTTCAGGCTCGTAAGGCCGGTATCATTACTGGCTTGCCAGATGCATATGGCCGCGGCCGCATCATCGGTGACTACCGTCGTGTTGCTCTTTATGGTGTTGACTTCCTGATGGAGCAAAAGAAGAAAGATCATGGAATGACTAGTAATGTCATGACTGAGGACACCATGCGCCTGAGAGAAGAAATCTCTGAGCAATACCGTTCATTGAATGAATTGAAGCAGCTTGCTCAGAGCTATGGCTATGATATTTCCAAGCCAGCATCCAATGCAACAGAAGCTTTCCAATGGGTCTACTTCGCATACCTTGCAGCAATCAAAGAACAGAATGGCGCAGCGATGAGCCTTGGACGCGTGGCAACATTCCTGGACATCTATATTGAACGCGACCTTCAAAATGGCACACTTACTGAAAAAGAAGCACAGGAAATTGTTGACCACTTTGTCATGAAACTTCGCCTGGTGAAATTCGCACGTACACCTGATTACAACGAGTTATTCAGCGGTGACCCTACCTGGGTAACAGAATCAATCGGCGGTATGGCACATACCGGACAATCACTTGTTACGAAGAACTCTTTCCGTTTCCTTCATACACTTGATAATCTCGGTCCTGCACCAGAACCAAACCTGACAGTGTTATGGTCACCTGCCCTGCCTGAGAATTTCAAGAAGTATTGTGCTGAGATGTCCATCAAAACAAGCTCAATCCAGTATGAAAATGACGATTTGATGCGCTGTGAATATGGAGATGACTATGGTATTGCATGCTGCGTGTCAGCGATGGAAATCGGAAAGCAGATGCAATTCTTCGGAGCACGTGCAAACCTGGCAAAGGCATTGCTCTATGCAATCAATGGCGGTGTTGATGAAAAACTCAAGGTCCAAGTGGCTCCAGCATTTAGCCCGATCACTTCCGATGTACTTGACTATAAAGAAGTAATGGCAAAATTCGATAATGTAATGGAATGGCTTGCTGGCCTTTACATCAACACACTCAATGTCATCCACTACATGCATGATAAATACAGCTACGAAAGAATCGAAATGGCGCTGCATGACACTGAAGTCCTTCGCACCATGGCAACTGGAATCGCAGGCCTAAGCGTAGTGGCGGATTCATTGAGCGCTATCAAGCATGCCAAGGTAAAAGTAATCCGTGACGAAAACGGCATTGCCGTTGATTTTGAAACTGAAGGCGATTTCCCTAAGTATGGAAACAATGATGATCGTGTTGACTGCATCGCTGTTGAACTCGTGAAAAACTTCATGACAAAACTGCGGAAGCATCCGACGTATCGCAATTCTGTTCATACAATGTCAATCTTAACGATTACTTCAAACGTCGTTTATGGCAAAAAGACTGGCAATACACCAGATGGTCGCCGCGCTGGAGAACCATTCGCGCCAGGTGCTAACCCAATGCACGGCCGTGATACAAAGGGAACACTTGCTTCCCTGTCATCTGTAGCAAAACTGCCATACAGCTATGCAATGGACGGCATTTCAAATACTTTCTCCATCGTGCCAAAGGCGCTTGGAAAAGATGAAGACAGCCGTACAAATAACCTTGTATCCATCCTTGACGGTTATGCGATCAAAGAAGGACATCACTTAAACGTCAACGTCTTTAACAGAGAAACTCTGTTGAACGCTATGGAGCATCCTGAAGAATATCCGCAGCTGACAATTCGTGTATCTGGATATGCAGTAAACTTCATCAAGCTTACACGTGAGCAGCAGATGGATGTCATTAACCGTACGTTCCACGAAACAATGTAAATAAAATTTTTGTACAGAAACAGGAGTTCCCTCCCCTGTGGCGGAAACTCCTGTTTTAAGAAAGGAGAAATCATCATGATCGGAAACATTCATTCAATTGAAACCTTCGGAACCGTAGACGGACCTGGGATTCGCTATGTCATCTTTACACAGGGGTGCCTCCTGCGCTGTCAATTTTGCCATAACGCAGACACCTGGGAGATCGGCACGGGCAAACAGATGTCTGTTTCCGAAATCATCGATGATTTAAAAGCCTACCTGCCTTTCATTGATGCATCAGGCGGCGGCATCACTGTGAGCGGCGGTGAACCGCTCTTACAGATTCCTTTCATTACAGAACTATTCAAGGAATGCAAAAAGCTCGGAGTGCACACTACAATTGATTCTTCTGGAGGTTGTTACTCAACCGCTCCCCTTTTTCAGGAGCAGCTGGCAGAGCTTTTGAATTACACTGACCTGATCCTATTAGATTTAAAACATATCAATAGGAAAAAACATATCAAACTGACAGGTATGGCAAATGATCATATATTGGATTTCGCCCGCTTTTTATCTGATCATCAAGTACCAATTTGGGTTCGCCATGTACTCGTCCCCGGGGTCACAAATGAAATTGAGGACCTTACCAAATTAGGCGAGTTTATTGGCACCCTGCAGAATGTTCGAAAGCTTGAAGTCTTGCCTTATCATAAGCTTGGTGTTTATAAATGGGAAGCATTAGGCCTCGAGTATCCACTTAAAGATGTCGAACCTCCATCAGATGATGAAGTAGATAATGCCTATAAGCTACTGACAGCCCATATAGCAATGAATTAACAGCAGGAGGAATGCCTGCTGTTTTTTTCTGCATACTATTTTGATATTTTTTTAGTATCATGGTGTTAATAGTGTTTAGTGGAGGAATTGTATGTATCAACTCTTTTCGGAAATCAGCAACTGGTTGAGTGGCCCTTTTTTCACGCTTGTGAATCAGACTGAGCAAATTCCCTTATTGGCTAGCTTCCTGTTAGGGCTTGTCGGCGCACTTGCCCCATGCCAGCTGACAGGAAATATTGGTGCTATTACCTACTATGGCAATAGGAGCTTGCAATCAAAAAGCCAATGGGTCGAGATTTTCTATTTCCTGCTAGGTAAAATTTTGGTCTTTACACTGCTGGGCCTTGCAGTCTGGCTGGTCGGACAAAGCTTCCAGCAAGTTTTGCCAGAGTTCTTCTCCGGGTTCCGTAAATTGATGGGTCCCCTATTCATCCTGATTGGCCTGTCACTAATTGGACTATTCGCATTTAATTGGATTACTCGTTTGACTTCCGTTCTGCCGCAGTGGACAGGAAGCGGGAAAACAGGCTCGTTTTTAATGGGGGTAAGCTTTTCCATCGCATTTTGTCCTACAATGTTTTCCTTATTCTTTTTTACCCTTATGCCAATCGTTTTGAATACTTCCTACGGTGCTGTGCTGCCTTCTGTTTTTGCCATTGGTACTACGATCCCATTGATTATCTTTGCGGCAATCATCTCCTACATCGGGCTGAACGGTTCGTTGATGAAAAAAGGCCGCAAGCTAGGATCAATTGTACAGAGATTTGCAGGATTCCTTTTAATAGTCGTTGGAATTTTTGATACGGTCACTTACTGGGGAATGTAAGTTTATATACGATACCAGTGGGGGTTTCTTGACAGCTTTACCTCCTTTTCCTGAAAAGCTGTCACAATAACAGGGTTTTCTTGACAGCTTTGCCTTCATATCCTGAAAAGCTGTCACAATAACGAGCTTTTCTTGACAGCTTTGCCTTCATATCCTGAAAAGCTGTCACAATAACGAGCTTTTCTTGACAGCTTTGCCTTCATATCCTGAAAAGCTGTCACAATAACGAGCTTTTCTTGACAGCTTTTGCCACTTCTACTTAAAAGCTGTCACAATAACCGGATTTTCTTGACAGCCTTGGCCCCTTCTACTTAAAAGCTGTCACAATAACCGGATTTTCTTGACAGCTCTGGCCCCTTCCCCTAAAAAACTGTCACAATAACCGAGCTTTTCTTGACAGCTTTGCCTTCATATTC
The window above is part of the Mesobacillus jeotgali genome. Proteins encoded here:
- a CDS encoding cupredoxin domain-containing protein codes for the protein MHFFVLKRRTLYFIALIAFIAIVGSIWLSLKPDATPAIGGQNEQIREIHMVTGEFKSTMEDGKEIEAYRWDPGTIFLEKGEKVSLKILGVNGKEHPFIIEGTDIKGVVKKGKETVVPLQFDKEGTYRLICLTHPSAEHNGPMIAYIVVD
- a CDS encoding sulfite exporter TauE/SafE family protein; its protein translation is MYQLFSEISNWLSGPFFTLVNQTEQIPLLASFLLGLVGALAPCQLTGNIGAITYYGNRSLQSKSQWVEIFYFLLGKILVFTLLGLAVWLVGQSFQQVLPEFFSGFRKLMGPLFILIGLSLIGLFAFNWITRLTSVLPQWTGSGKTGSFLMGVSFSIAFCPTMFSLFFFTLMPIVLNTSYGAVLPSVFAIGTTIPLIIFAAIISYIGLNGSLMKKGRKLGSIVQRFAGFLLIVVGIFDTVTYWGM
- the pflB gene encoding formate C-acetyltransferase; this translates as MEQWKGFKNGAWQEEINVRDFILRNFSEYTGDSSFLEGATEETLQLWQQVMELTKQERDNGGVLDMDTKVVSTITSHGPGYLDKSKEKVVGFQTDQPFKRSMQPFGGIRMAKAACEAYGFELDKEVEKIFTDFRKTHNQGVFDVYTKEMLQARKAGIITGLPDAYGRGRIIGDYRRVALYGVDFLMEQKKKDHGMTSNVMTEDTMRLREEISEQYRSLNELKQLAQSYGYDISKPASNATEAFQWVYFAYLAAIKEQNGAAMSLGRVATFLDIYIERDLQNGTLTEKEAQEIVDHFVMKLRLVKFARTPDYNELFSGDPTWVTESIGGMAHTGQSLVTKNSFRFLHTLDNLGPAPEPNLTVLWSPALPENFKKYCAEMSIKTSSIQYENDDLMRCEYGDDYGIACCVSAMEIGKQMQFFGARANLAKALLYAINGGVDEKLKVQVAPAFSPITSDVLDYKEVMAKFDNVMEWLAGLYINTLNVIHYMHDKYSYERIEMALHDTEVLRTMATGIAGLSVVADSLSAIKHAKVKVIRDENGIAVDFETEGDFPKYGNNDDRVDCIAVELVKNFMTKLRKHPTYRNSVHTMSILTITSNVVYGKKTGNTPDGRRAGEPFAPGANPMHGRDTKGTLASLSSVAKLPYSYAMDGISNTFSIVPKALGKDEDSRTNNLVSILDGYAIKEGHHLNVNVFNRETLLNAMEHPEEYPQLTIRVSGYAVNFIKLTREQQMDVINRTFHETM
- the pflA gene encoding pyruvate formate-lyase-activating protein; translated protein: MIGNIHSIETFGTVDGPGIRYVIFTQGCLLRCQFCHNADTWEIGTGKQMSVSEIIDDLKAYLPFIDASGGGITVSGGEPLLQIPFITELFKECKKLGVHTTIDSSGGCYSTAPLFQEQLAELLNYTDLILLDLKHINRKKHIKLTGMANDHILDFARFLSDHQVPIWVRHVLVPGVTNEIEDLTKLGEFIGTLQNVRKLEVLPYHKLGVYKWEALGLEYPLKDVEPPSDDEVDNAYKLLTAHIAMN